The Stigmatopora argus isolate UIUO_Sarg chromosome 23, RoL_Sarg_1.0, whole genome shotgun sequence genome contains a region encoding:
- the tcp11l2 gene encoding T-complex protein 11-like protein 2 isoform X3, producing MPLNKECPSSTSSSDEQGSDGESSLSSSHRFNSTASASDTDCSRESFISDGSSKHCTPSSSPPNALTLDEVMDCARGISNLNLFHEIVVNRDFHLEPQSLPEDSLWKLVHDNVHNAFWDSLESEINNDPPEYKQAINLLEEIREILEMLDMDLIRQQVDNDAVDVAGLASYIINVMGKMCAPVRDEEIQKLRENPGSIVMIFREIFRVLELMKTDFVNLTINSLRPIMQKQSVEYERATFQSILEKTPGALNNTVAWIKMTFEELISSMPSIQEKGQPCLPGPFQVLNAAFLHILLWDYTEHPFPETWMTDEGRLREVQAQLRQWQAVNEVLLIVHNAVAGPVQGVAALSERLKRMAAVLLNHMHDPNFKLHEALVSVSAQICSELNKSLAERSYPTLSTSLQTTLTGQICAIAQKDNPIRILVVSFSVSTEDRVQHYFMALICDRKPETRLEQTPSGLDAIRLELASLAAKFLSLVNYNRAVYGPFYADIIRKLMFSNSSQSPASPPQDFVTSE from the exons ATGCCTCTGAACAAGGAGTGTCCGTCCTCCACCTCTAGCAGCGACGAGCAGGGCAGCGACGGCGAATCGTCACTGTCGTCATCGCACCGTTTCAACAGCACGGCGTCGGCCAGTGACACCGACTGCTCGCGCGAGAGCTTCATCAGCGATGGTTCTAGCAAACACTGCACGCCCTCCT CAAGCCCTCCCAATGCACTCACCCTGGACGAGGTAATGGACTGCGCCAGAGGCATCTCCAACCTCAACTTGTTCCACGAGATAGTAGTCAATCGCGATTTCCACCTGGAGCCGCAAAGCCTGCCCGAGGACAG TTTATGGAAGTTGGTACATGACAATGTCCACAACGCATTCTGGGACAGCCTGGAGTCAGAAATAAACAATGACCCACCCGAGTACAAGCAGGCCATTAATCTGTTGGAAGAAATCCGGGAG ATCCTGGAGATGCTGGACATGGATCTCATCAGGCAGCAGGTTGACAACGACGCCGTGGACGTGGCAGGGCTCGCCTCATACATCATCAACGTCATGGGAAAGATGTGCGCCCCCGTCCGCGACGAGGAGATTCAGAAGTTGAGGGAGAACCCGGGGAGCATTGTGATGATCTTTAG GGAGATCTTCCGCGTGCTGGAGTTGATGAAGACCGATTTTGTCAACCTCACGATCAATAGCCTGCGACCTATCATGCAAAAGCAGAGCGTGGAGTACGAGAGAGCGACCTTCCAGAGCATCCTGGAAAAGACGCCTG GTGCCTTGAACAACACCGTGGCGTGgatcaaaatgacttttgagGAGCTTATATCCAGCATGCCGAGCATTCAGGAAAAAGGGCAACCGTGTCTACCCGGACCGTTCCAAGTCCTCAATGCGGCCTTTCTACACATCCTTCTGTGGGACTACACTGAGCACCCGTTCCCAGAG ACATGGATGACGGATGAGGGCCGTCTACGGGAGGTGCAGGCGCAACTGAGGCAGTGGCAGGCGGTCAACGAGGTACTGCTCATTGTCCACAACGCGGTCGCCGGGCCCGTTCAGGGTGTTGCAGCCTTGTCCGAGCGTCTCAAGAGGATGGCTGCTGTGCTGCTGAACCACATGCACGACCC CAATTTTAAACTTCATGAGGCGCTGGTCAGCGTCAGCGCTCAGATTTGCAGCGAGTTAAACAAGTCCTTGGCAGAGAGGAGCTACCCGACGCTGAGCACCTCGCTCCAAACCACCCTCACAGGCCAAATCTGCGCCATTGCGCAGAAGGACAACCCAATCCGCATTCTCGTTG TGTCTTTCTCTGTGTCCACAGAGGACCGCGTGCAGCATTACTTCATGGCGCTCATCTGCGATCGCAAACCAGAAACCAGATTGGAACAAACGCCTAGCGGCCTTGATGCCATCCGCTTGGAGTTGGCCTCACTTGCTGCCAAGTTCCTCTCGCTGGTCAACTACAACCGGGCCGTGTATGGACCTTTCTACGCCGACATCATCAGGAAGCTGATGTTCAGCAATAGCTCCCAGTCACCGGCTTCCCCTCCTCAGGATTTCGTCACCTCTGAGTGA
- the tcp11l2 gene encoding T-complex protein 11-like protein 2 isoform X1, whose translation MPLNKECPSSTSSSDEQGSDGESSLSSSHRFNSTASASDTDCSRESFISDGSSKHCTPSSSPPNALTLDEVMDCARGISNLNLFHEIVVNRDFHLEPQSLPEDSLWKLVHDNVHNAFWDSLESEINNDPPEYKQAINLLEEIREILLSFLNPGANRMRTQILEMLDMDLIRQQVDNDAVDVAGLASYIINVMGKMCAPVRDEEIQKLRENPGSIVMIFREIFRVLELMKTDFVNLTINSLRPIMQKQSVEYERATFQSILEKTPGALNNTVAWIKMTFEELISSMPSIQEKGQPCLPGPFQVLNAAFLHILLWDYTEHPFPETWMTDEGRLREVQAQLRQWQAVNEVLLIVHNAVAGPVQGVAALSERLKRMAAVLLNHMHDPNFKLHEALVSVSAQICSELNKSLAERSYPTLSTSLQTTLTGQICAIAQKDNPIRILVVSFSVSTEDRVQHYFMALICDRKPETRLEQTPSGLDAIRLELASLAAKFLSLVNYNRAVYGPFYADIIRKLMFSNSSQSPASPPQDFVTSE comes from the exons ATGCCTCTGAACAAGGAGTGTCCGTCCTCCACCTCTAGCAGCGACGAGCAGGGCAGCGACGGCGAATCGTCACTGTCGTCATCGCACCGTTTCAACAGCACGGCGTCGGCCAGTGACACCGACTGCTCGCGCGAGAGCTTCATCAGCGATGGTTCTAGCAAACACTGCACGCCCTCCT CAAGCCCTCCCAATGCACTCACCCTGGACGAGGTAATGGACTGCGCCAGAGGCATCTCCAACCTCAACTTGTTCCACGAGATAGTAGTCAATCGCGATTTCCACCTGGAGCCGCAAAGCCTGCCCGAGGACAG TTTATGGAAGTTGGTACATGACAATGTCCACAACGCATTCTGGGACAGCCTGGAGTCAGAAATAAACAATGACCCACCCGAGTACAAGCAGGCCATTAATCTGTTGGAAGAAATCCGGGAG ATATTGTTGTCCTTCCTCAACCCGGGCGCCAACCGCATGCGGACGCAGATCCTGGAGATGCTGGACATGGATCTCATCAGGCAGCAGGTTGACAACGACGCCGTGGACGTGGCAGGGCTCGCCTCATACATCATCAACGTCATGGGAAAGATGTGCGCCCCCGTCCGCGACGAGGAGATTCAGAAGTTGAGGGAGAACCCGGGGAGCATTGTGATGATCTTTAG GGAGATCTTCCGCGTGCTGGAGTTGATGAAGACCGATTTTGTCAACCTCACGATCAATAGCCTGCGACCTATCATGCAAAAGCAGAGCGTGGAGTACGAGAGAGCGACCTTCCAGAGCATCCTGGAAAAGACGCCTG GTGCCTTGAACAACACCGTGGCGTGgatcaaaatgacttttgagGAGCTTATATCCAGCATGCCGAGCATTCAGGAAAAAGGGCAACCGTGTCTACCCGGACCGTTCCAAGTCCTCAATGCGGCCTTTCTACACATCCTTCTGTGGGACTACACTGAGCACCCGTTCCCAGAG ACATGGATGACGGATGAGGGCCGTCTACGGGAGGTGCAGGCGCAACTGAGGCAGTGGCAGGCGGTCAACGAGGTACTGCTCATTGTCCACAACGCGGTCGCCGGGCCCGTTCAGGGTGTTGCAGCCTTGTCCGAGCGTCTCAAGAGGATGGCTGCTGTGCTGCTGAACCACATGCACGACCC CAATTTTAAACTTCATGAGGCGCTGGTCAGCGTCAGCGCTCAGATTTGCAGCGAGTTAAACAAGTCCTTGGCAGAGAGGAGCTACCCGACGCTGAGCACCTCGCTCCAAACCACCCTCACAGGCCAAATCTGCGCCATTGCGCAGAAGGACAACCCAATCCGCATTCTCGTTG TGTCTTTCTCTGTGTCCACAGAGGACCGCGTGCAGCATTACTTCATGGCGCTCATCTGCGATCGCAAACCAGAAACCAGATTGGAACAAACGCCTAGCGGCCTTGATGCCATCCGCTTGGAGTTGGCCTCACTTGCTGCCAAGTTCCTCTCGCTGGTCAACTACAACCGGGCCGTGTATGGACCTTTCTACGCCGACATCATCAGGAAGCTGATGTTCAGCAATAGCTCCCAGTCACCGGCTTCCCCTCCTCAGGATTTCGTCACCTCTGAGTGA
- the tcp11l2 gene encoding T-complex protein 11-like protein 2 isoform X2, producing MPLNKECPSSTSSSDEQGSDGESSLSSSHRFNSTASASDTDCSRESFISDGSSKHCTPSSSPPNALTLDEVMDCARGISNLNLFHEIVVNRDFHLEPQSLPEDSLWKLVHDNVHNAFWDSLESEINNDPPEYKQAINLLEEIREILLSFLNPGANRMRTQILEMLDMDLIRQQVDNDAVDVAGLASYIINVMGKMCAPVRDEEIQKLRENPGSIVMIFREIFRVLELMKTDFVNLTINSLRPIMQKQSVEYERATFQSILEKTPGALNNTVAWIKMTFEELISSMPSIQEKGQPCLPGPFQVLNAAFLHILLWDYTEHPFPETWMTDEGRLREVQAQLRQWQAVNEVLLIVHNAVAGPVQGVAALSERLKRMAAVLLNHMHDPNFKLHEALVSVSAQICSELNKSLAERSYPTLSTSLQTTLTGQICAIAQKDNPIRILVEDRVQHYFMALICDRKPETRLEQTPSGLDAIRLELASLAAKFLSLVNYNRAVYGPFYADIIRKLMFSNSSQSPASPPQDFVTSE from the exons ATGCCTCTGAACAAGGAGTGTCCGTCCTCCACCTCTAGCAGCGACGAGCAGGGCAGCGACGGCGAATCGTCACTGTCGTCATCGCACCGTTTCAACAGCACGGCGTCGGCCAGTGACACCGACTGCTCGCGCGAGAGCTTCATCAGCGATGGTTCTAGCAAACACTGCACGCCCTCCT CAAGCCCTCCCAATGCACTCACCCTGGACGAGGTAATGGACTGCGCCAGAGGCATCTCCAACCTCAACTTGTTCCACGAGATAGTAGTCAATCGCGATTTCCACCTGGAGCCGCAAAGCCTGCCCGAGGACAG TTTATGGAAGTTGGTACATGACAATGTCCACAACGCATTCTGGGACAGCCTGGAGTCAGAAATAAACAATGACCCACCCGAGTACAAGCAGGCCATTAATCTGTTGGAAGAAATCCGGGAG ATATTGTTGTCCTTCCTCAACCCGGGCGCCAACCGCATGCGGACGCAGATCCTGGAGATGCTGGACATGGATCTCATCAGGCAGCAGGTTGACAACGACGCCGTGGACGTGGCAGGGCTCGCCTCATACATCATCAACGTCATGGGAAAGATGTGCGCCCCCGTCCGCGACGAGGAGATTCAGAAGTTGAGGGAGAACCCGGGGAGCATTGTGATGATCTTTAG GGAGATCTTCCGCGTGCTGGAGTTGATGAAGACCGATTTTGTCAACCTCACGATCAATAGCCTGCGACCTATCATGCAAAAGCAGAGCGTGGAGTACGAGAGAGCGACCTTCCAGAGCATCCTGGAAAAGACGCCTG GTGCCTTGAACAACACCGTGGCGTGgatcaaaatgacttttgagGAGCTTATATCCAGCATGCCGAGCATTCAGGAAAAAGGGCAACCGTGTCTACCCGGACCGTTCCAAGTCCTCAATGCGGCCTTTCTACACATCCTTCTGTGGGACTACACTGAGCACCCGTTCCCAGAG ACATGGATGACGGATGAGGGCCGTCTACGGGAGGTGCAGGCGCAACTGAGGCAGTGGCAGGCGGTCAACGAGGTACTGCTCATTGTCCACAACGCGGTCGCCGGGCCCGTTCAGGGTGTTGCAGCCTTGTCCGAGCGTCTCAAGAGGATGGCTGCTGTGCTGCTGAACCACATGCACGACCC CAATTTTAAACTTCATGAGGCGCTGGTCAGCGTCAGCGCTCAGATTTGCAGCGAGTTAAACAAGTCCTTGGCAGAGAGGAGCTACCCGACGCTGAGCACCTCGCTCCAAACCACCCTCACAGGCCAAATCTGCGCCATTGCGCAGAAGGACAACCCAATCCGCATTCTCGTTG AGGACCGCGTGCAGCATTACTTCATGGCGCTCATCTGCGATCGCAAACCAGAAACCAGATTGGAACAAACGCCTAGCGGCCTTGATGCCATCCGCTTGGAGTTGGCCTCACTTGCTGCCAAGTTCCTCTCGCTGGTCAACTACAACCGGGCCGTGTATGGACCTTTCTACGCCGACATCATCAGGAAGCTGATGTTCAGCAATAGCTCCCAGTCACCGGCTTCCCCTCCTCAGGATTTCGTCACCTCTGAGTGA